One part of the Xylanimonas allomyrinae genome encodes these proteins:
- a CDS encoding Ig-like domain-containing protein translates to MARWRRVVTACGALVGVAAIATGAVMWPGLDAQEPHASDPTVWVLNTGSGRYGRVNLDLDELETVRGIERPLAMAAQTSSTAVVFPEGGSKAAVVDEASPVDYTSAALADLPSMSAGADLVSAGGFIAYVTQDGGLFGGRIDDPAAAVRIDGRAPGDDDADPFVAVAAAVADDGVVTAYSSATRSVLQHDLRTGEDVQLAAVPRGPTGEGITVTALGERWAVLQGNTMWIAGADKPVVLDLDGKVVPQRAEPAGEQGSESFLVAAPTGLLEVSPAGAPSVVLPTQDRGIPAAPVRVDGVAYAAWLAQGQGVGTLWSSASGKTVPLDYAGAALEAEPTPRFVTTDGGIALNETTAGWVWRVPDGRLVPSSQHWEQVDVQQTSRDDAGEATQEAREPAPPVAVDDAFGVRSGEGVLTTLPVLLNDHDPNEDVLTIDPGSLTGLDPAFGSLSVTDDGQRLVFAAGPQARGQASFTYEVTDGTAVDGRRSVTPATVTLTVAEQDVEGAPRWCGDGIVAGCQMEWPSPQVAPGGTVEVPVLENWVDPDGDGTVLIGASVTRGDGRVAFEPEGTVVYQHENPAGADEEVTITVTVADTLGATATKDLTVTVAGDPVVEAESFATVAHAGETTSIDVTPHVSGTAGRMRLSQVQLMDQEAATATLAGSAGAFDFEAQTPGTYRLTYTVTDGASEAEATVRVTVVDPQDAALATAPVTVLVRPGEDVTADVLAAVHNPAGSVLMLTDVRPSAAPGGNLTVDAVASAYLRVAGTTRDAMPGRIGTVGYEVTDGTGQPGGAAHGEATVFLLPEPAGELPVAVDDVVTVRAGAQVDVPVTANDLTASGAPATLDPRTVRSSAASMLAFGSGSVLRILAPERSGDYRVDYGVFADGDPALADAAAVTVHVVGDDVANRKPRPAALSGRVLAGKTTRIPFDGLGVDPDGDPVRLAAIVTQPERGAAAVSADGRAIEYTSVAGDSGQRSFEYRLEDGRGGEASGTVRVGVLDETADPAPVTYTDYAQVQAGVTEPVHVDVLGNDLDPTGGVLHVTGVEPNVPVGTPEYHRLAGLVRNASAIAAGKADTVDIAAPGEPGRLSFRYQVTSESGNVGSGLIVLRAVRSAVPNFPVVADTVLTVETRDNLVDGVDVVDGKASWPGGDIGTMTLAVWEGDGGRLADGVTVSGTRLRGSVGGAGRLVPFSLTAPAPPDAPDAAPQTFGFLVVPAAADLTPARGGSAPPVTVDEDGTVRFDMADQVVVPAGRTLKVGGAVAASGARAKARCAATSGTQVEYRAGSGAPWADQCLVPVRFDGQSTDTMIPVPIQVVPRRPEPALTGAALTVSPTATVKYDLADMVSWPGDERGDVAPQVAVSGQATGVSIAQAGTTLTLVAGKDAVPGAVAVLQVTVTNYQGVAPAGLTVRIGPWPDGLPRGATVVTTCKQTDGSCQATVVGQTGEVDPRGSGLLLRTVDPHGTCRGLTFSRKDDKSVSIVPAADAPGGTCTTTFDVVTDGSDPVVGSGPNAGRLTVDFQGLPAAPVGVTQVGYAADSVTLAVTPGEAARAYPALDGFVVLRGGTEVGRCDVSGRCNPIQAPPGDKRRYEVAASNAIGRSRGTVTSADVWAYAPPGRPSRLEIDPVPNPDVGGKVRIVVTGVDVHTASVTVRTPTEQVKNVPVTDGRAEREVALANSGGTVTVVPESKYDVPPGTGPSGAVADASISATGNGVGAPSVPVVKVTDVTVTGDSASVAVEASAVSVDSGARALYGFAVGGQPCSPTAASASTTLKMAAGDAFDVVACAGAFVGDTLFGTSTSAPVHQWAVKVPDAPTDYKYDVNAVATIDNGGKSATWKLTDATASQPIGGTVPPRGFTLKSEHNDGFGTDFQYQVWFEHPPTGTVSDKAPVVWIDGGRKYPVRVAGVTVARCVAGDPLELEADAQGGTAKVELLAATAASAGTGGPPHQDFTGTVDVPAIAERVTGVKVRVSWPDSPGLAAATLTVPDADCEPADTDGDGLSDPDEARHHTSATNPDTDHDGVNDGDEVAAGSDPLTAPTPSPSPSPSPSPAPSASPSGARAPAVPGSPPHR, encoded by the coding sequence ATGGCGCGCTGGCGTCGCGTCGTGACGGCGTGCGGTGCGCTCGTCGGGGTCGCGGCGATCGCGACGGGTGCGGTCATGTGGCCCGGCCTGGACGCGCAGGAGCCGCACGCCTCGGATCCGACGGTGTGGGTGCTGAACACCGGGTCCGGCCGCTACGGCCGCGTCAACCTCGACCTCGACGAGCTGGAGACGGTGCGCGGCATCGAGCGGCCGCTCGCGATGGCGGCGCAGACCTCCAGCACCGCCGTCGTGTTCCCCGAAGGGGGGTCGAAGGCCGCGGTCGTGGACGAGGCGTCTCCCGTGGACTACACGAGCGCGGCGCTCGCTGACCTGCCGTCGATGTCGGCCGGGGCCGACCTCGTGTCGGCGGGCGGCTTCATCGCGTACGTGACGCAGGACGGGGGGCTGTTCGGCGGGCGGATCGACGACCCCGCCGCTGCCGTGCGGATCGACGGCCGCGCGCCCGGGGACGACGACGCGGACCCGTTCGTCGCGGTGGCGGCGGCGGTCGCGGACGACGGCGTCGTGACCGCGTACTCGTCGGCGACGCGATCGGTGCTGCAGCACGACCTGCGCACCGGGGAGGACGTCCAGCTCGCGGCCGTGCCGCGCGGGCCGACGGGCGAGGGCATCACGGTGACCGCCCTGGGGGAGCGGTGGGCCGTGCTCCAGGGCAACACGATGTGGATCGCCGGTGCGGACAAGCCGGTCGTGCTCGACCTCGACGGCAAGGTCGTGCCGCAGCGCGCCGAGCCCGCCGGGGAGCAGGGCTCCGAGTCCTTCCTCGTGGCGGCGCCCACGGGCCTGCTCGAGGTGAGCCCGGCCGGTGCCCCGAGCGTCGTCCTTCCCACGCAGGACCGTGGGATCCCCGCCGCCCCGGTCCGGGTGGACGGCGTGGCCTACGCGGCCTGGCTGGCGCAGGGGCAGGGTGTCGGCACGCTGTGGTCGTCCGCATCCGGCAAGACGGTGCCGCTGGACTACGCCGGCGCCGCACTCGAGGCGGAGCCGACGCCTCGGTTCGTGACGACCGACGGCGGGATCGCCCTCAACGAGACCACCGCGGGGTGGGTCTGGCGGGTGCCCGACGGGCGTCTGGTGCCTTCCAGCCAGCACTGGGAGCAGGTGGACGTCCAGCAGACGTCGCGCGACGACGCCGGCGAGGCCACCCAGGAGGCTCGGGAGCCCGCGCCTCCCGTGGCCGTGGACGACGCGTTCGGCGTGCGTTCGGGGGAGGGGGTCCTGACGACGCTGCCGGTGCTGCTCAACGACCACGACCCGAACGAAGACGTGCTGACGATCGACCCGGGGAGCCTGACCGGTCTCGACCCGGCGTTCGGGTCGCTGTCGGTGACTGACGACGGGCAGCGCCTCGTCTTCGCGGCGGGGCCGCAGGCCCGCGGGCAGGCGAGCTTCACGTATGAGGTCACCGACGGGACCGCCGTCGACGGTCGCCGTTCGGTGACACCGGCCACCGTCACCCTCACGGTGGCCGAGCAGGACGTCGAAGGGGCGCCGAGGTGGTGCGGCGACGGCATCGTCGCCGGCTGCCAGATGGAGTGGCCGAGCCCGCAGGTGGCCCCGGGCGGCACCGTCGAGGTGCCCGTGCTGGAGAACTGGGTGGACCCCGACGGGGACGGCACGGTGCTGATCGGCGCGTCCGTCACGCGCGGCGACGGGCGGGTGGCGTTCGAGCCTGAGGGCACCGTCGTCTACCAGCACGAGAACCCTGCGGGGGCGGACGAGGAGGTCACGATCACGGTGACGGTCGCCGACACCTTGGGTGCGACCGCGACGAAGGACCTGACGGTCACGGTCGCCGGCGATCCGGTGGTCGAGGCCGAGTCGTTCGCGACCGTCGCGCACGCCGGCGAGACGACCAGCATCGACGTCACCCCGCACGTGTCGGGCACCGCGGGGCGGATGCGGCTCTCGCAGGTCCAGCTCATGGACCAGGAGGCGGCGACGGCGACGCTGGCGGGAAGCGCCGGGGCGTTCGACTTCGAGGCGCAGACCCCCGGCACCTACCGGCTGACGTACACCGTGACTGACGGCGCCTCCGAGGCGGAGGCGACGGTGCGGGTCACCGTCGTCGACCCGCAGGACGCCGCTCTCGCGACGGCGCCGGTCACGGTGCTCGTGCGTCCGGGCGAGGACGTGACGGCCGACGTGCTGGCCGCCGTCCACAACCCGGCCGGCTCGGTGCTGATGCTGACCGATGTGCGGCCGTCGGCCGCACCGGGCGGCAACCTGACCGTCGACGCGGTGGCCTCGGCCTATCTGCGGGTCGCGGGCACCACGCGGGACGCGATGCCGGGGCGGATCGGCACGGTCGGCTACGAGGTCACGGACGGTACCGGTCAGCCCGGCGGCGCCGCGCACGGCGAGGCGACGGTGTTCCTGCTCCCCGAGCCGGCCGGTGAGCTGCCGGTCGCGGTGGACGACGTCGTGACGGTCCGGGCCGGCGCGCAGGTCGACGTGCCGGTGACGGCGAACGACCTCACCGCGTCGGGCGCCCCGGCCACGCTGGACCCGCGCACGGTCCGGTCGTCCGCGGCGTCGATGCTCGCGTTCGGGTCGGGCTCGGTGCTGCGGATCCTCGCGCCCGAGCGGTCGGGCGACTACCGGGTCGACTACGGCGTCTTCGCGGACGGCGACCCGGCCCTCGCCGACGCCGCGGCCGTGACCGTGCACGTCGTGGGCGACGACGTCGCGAACCGCAAGCCGCGCCCTGCGGCGCTCAGCGGCCGGGTGCTCGCCGGCAAGACCACCCGCATCCCGTTCGACGGTCTGGGCGTGGACCCCGACGGCGATCCGGTCCGGCTGGCTGCGATCGTCACCCAGCCGGAGCGGGGTGCGGCGGCGGTCTCGGCCGACGGCCGAGCCATCGAGTACACGTCCGTGGCGGGCGACTCGGGTCAGCGCAGCTTCGAGTACCGGCTCGAGGACGGGCGTGGCGGGGAGGCCAGCGGCACCGTCCGGGTGGGCGTGCTCGACGAGACGGCCGACCCGGCGCCCGTGACCTACACCGACTACGCGCAGGTGCAGGCAGGGGTCACGGAACCGGTGCACGTCGACGTGCTCGGCAACGACCTGGACCCGACGGGTGGGGTCCTGCACGTGACGGGCGTCGAGCCGAACGTCCCGGTGGGCACCCCGGAGTACCACCGGCTGGCCGGGCTGGTGCGCAACGCCTCCGCGATCGCGGCCGGGAAGGCCGACACCGTCGACATCGCGGCGCCCGGCGAGCCGGGACGGCTGTCCTTCCGGTATCAGGTCACGAGCGAGTCCGGGAACGTCGGCAGCGGGTTGATCGTCCTGCGGGCGGTGCGTTCGGCGGTGCCCAACTTCCCGGTCGTGGCCGACACGGTGCTGACGGTCGAGACGCGTGACAACCTCGTCGACGGCGTCGACGTCGTCGACGGCAAGGCATCCTGGCCGGGCGGCGACATCGGGACGATGACGCTGGCCGTGTGGGAGGGCGACGGCGGCAGGCTGGCGGACGGCGTCACCGTCTCCGGGACCAGGCTGCGTGGCAGCGTGGGCGGTGCCGGGCGGCTGGTGCCGTTCTCGCTCACGGCCCCGGCCCCACCTGACGCGCCCGACGCGGCGCCGCAGACCTTCGGGTTCCTGGTCGTTCCCGCCGCGGCGGACCTGACGCCCGCGCGCGGCGGTTCGGCTCCGCCGGTGACCGTCGACGAGGACGGCACCGTGCGGTTCGACATGGCCGACCAGGTGGTCGTCCCGGCGGGGCGCACGCTCAAGGTCGGGGGTGCCGTCGCCGCGTCGGGTGCGCGGGCGAAGGCTCGCTGCGCCGCCACGTCGGGCACGCAGGTCGAGTACCGGGCGGGGAGCGGTGCGCCGTGGGCCGACCAGTGCCTGGTGCCGGTGCGCTTCGACGGGCAGAGCACCGACACGATGATCCCGGTTCCGATCCAGGTGGTGCCGCGGCGGCCCGAGCCTGCCCTGACGGGTGCGGCGCTCACGGTGAGTCCCACGGCGACCGTGAAGTACGACCTCGCCGACATGGTCTCGTGGCCCGGCGACGAGCGCGGTGACGTCGCTCCGCAGGTCGCCGTGTCGGGCCAGGCCACCGGGGTGAGCATCGCGCAGGCCGGGACGACGCTGACGCTGGTGGCGGGCAAGGACGCCGTCCCTGGGGCGGTGGCGGTGCTGCAGGTGACGGTGACCAACTATCAGGGCGTCGCGCCTGCGGGGCTGACGGTCCGCATCGGCCCGTGGCCGGACGGCCTGCCGCGCGGGGCCACGGTCGTGACGACGTGCAAGCAGACCGACGGTTCCTGCCAGGCGACCGTCGTGGGGCAGACGGGCGAGGTCGACCCGCGCGGGTCTGGCCTCCTGCTGCGGACGGTCGACCCGCACGGGACGTGCCGTGGCCTGACGTTCTCGCGCAAGGACGACAAGTCGGTGTCGATCGTGCCGGCGGCCGACGCGCCGGGCGGCACGTGCACGACGACGTTCGACGTCGTCACCGACGGTTCGGACCCCGTCGTGGGCTCGGGGCCGAACGCGGGCAGGCTGACCGTCGACTTCCAGGGTCTTCCGGCGGCGCCCGTCGGGGTCACCCAGGTGGGTTACGCGGCCGACAGCGTCACGCTGGCCGTCACCCCGGGCGAGGCGGCCCGCGCGTATCCGGCCCTCGACGGGTTCGTCGTGCTGCGCGGTGGCACCGAGGTGGGCCGGTGCGACGTCAGCGGCAGGTGCAACCCGATCCAGGCCCCGCCCGGGGACAAGCGGCGCTACGAGGTCGCGGCGAGCAACGCCATCGGTCGCTCGCGGGGCACGGTGACCTCTGCCGACGTGTGGGCGTACGCGCCGCCGGGCCGGCCCTCGCGCCTGGAGATCGATCCCGTGCCGAACCCGGACGTGGGCGGCAAGGTGCGCATCGTCGTCACGGGTGTCGACGTGCACACGGCCAGCGTCACGGTCCGGACCCCGACCGAGCAGGTGAAGAACGTCCCCGTCACCGACGGTCGTGCCGAGCGGGAGGTCGCGCTCGCCAACTCGGGCGGCACGGTGACGGTCGTCCCCGAGTCGAAGTACGACGTCCCGCCCGGCACCGGCCCGTCGGGGGCGGTGGCCGACGCGTCGATCTCGGCGACCGGCAACGGTGTGGGTGCGCCGTCGGTGCCCGTGGTGAAGGTGACGGACGTGACGGTGACGGGCGACAGCGCGTCGGTCGCGGTGGAGGCGAGCGCGGTGAGCGTGGACAGCGGCGCCCGGGCCCTGTACGGCTTCGCCGTCGGCGGGCAGCCGTGCTCGCCGACCGCGGCCTCGGCGTCGACGACGCTGAAGATGGCGGCGGGAGACGCGTTCGACGTCGTGGCCTGCGCGGGAGCCTTCGTCGGCGACACGCTCTTCGGCACGAGCACGTCCGCGCCCGTGCATCAGTGGGCGGTGAAGGTGCCGGACGCGCCGACGGACTACAAGTACGACGTCAACGCCGTGGCCACGATCGACAACGGCGGCAAGAGCGCCACGTGGAAGCTCACGGACGCGACGGCGTCGCAGCCGATCGGTGGGACCGTCCCGCCGCGCGGGTTCACGCTCAAGTCGGAGCACAACGACGGCTTCGGCACCGACTTCCAGTACCAGGTGTGGTTCGAGCACCCGCCGACCGGCACCGTCAGCGACAAGGCGCCGGTGGTGTGGATCGACGGCGGACGCAAGTACCCCGTGCGGGTGGCGGGCGTCACGGTGGCGCGGTGCGTGGCCGGCGATCCCCTCGAGCTGGAGGCCGACGCCCAGGGCGGCACCGCGAAGGTCGAGCTGCTGGCGGCGACCGCGGCGAGTGCGGGCACGGGCGGGCCGCCCCACCAGGACTTCACGGGGACCGTCGACGTGCCGGCCATCGCGGAGCGGGTCACCGGTGTCAAGGTCAGGGTGAGCTGGCCCGACAGCCCCGGTCTCGCGGCCGCGACGCTGACGGTGCCCGACGCCGACTGCGAGCCGGCGGACACGGACGGCGACGGTCTGAGCGACCCGGACGAGGCGCGTCACCACACGTCGGCGACCAACCCGGACACCGACCACGACGGTGTCAACGACGGCGACGAGGTCGCCGCCGGCTCCGACCCGCTCACCGCGCCGACGCCGTCGCCCTCACCGTCGCCGTCGCCGTCCCCCGCGCCGTCCGCGAGCCCGTCCGGCGCACGCGCGCCCGCGGTGCCGGGGTCGCCGCCCCATCGGTGA
- a CDS encoding AAA family ATPase, translated as MTITQDQATWFEQTFSAVVDNVEQAVIGKRAVVELVLTALASEGHVLLEDVPGTGKTSLARAVAQSIQGTSSRIQFTPDLLPGDVTGITVYDQRAGAFEFHAGPVFANVVLADEINRASPKTQSALLEVMEEGRVTIDGHTRDVGSPFLVVATQNPVEQAGTYRLPEAQLDRFMLKTSLGYPDHASTIRIIEGSGSPRRDVPPVVTLQALASLSALARDVYANAMVMDYVARLVAATRDAEQVRLGSSIRGAIALTRAAKTRAASEGRTYVVPDDVRALAEPVLAHRLILHPEAEFDGVTAEAVLAQVVLEVPPPSGHAG; from the coding sequence ATGACGATCACGCAGGACCAGGCGACCTGGTTCGAGCAGACCTTTTCCGCCGTGGTGGACAACGTGGAGCAGGCCGTCATCGGCAAGCGAGCCGTCGTCGAGCTGGTGCTCACCGCCTTGGCCAGCGAGGGGCACGTCCTTCTGGAGGACGTGCCGGGGACGGGCAAGACGTCGCTCGCCCGCGCCGTCGCGCAGTCGATCCAGGGGACCAGCTCGCGGATCCAGTTCACGCCCGACCTCCTGCCCGGCGACGTCACCGGCATCACCGTGTACGACCAGCGAGCCGGCGCGTTCGAGTTCCACGCGGGCCCCGTCTTCGCGAACGTGGTGCTGGCCGACGAGATCAACCGTGCGTCGCCCAAGACGCAGTCGGCGCTGCTGGAGGTGATGGAGGAGGGCCGCGTCACGATCGACGGGCACACGCGCGACGTCGGGTCGCCGTTCCTGGTGGTGGCGACGCAGAACCCCGTCGAGCAGGCCGGGACGTACCGGCTGCCCGAGGCACAGCTCGACCGGTTCATGCTCAAGACGTCGCTCGGCTACCCCGACCACGCCTCCACGATCCGGATCATCGAGGGGTCGGGTTCGCCGCGCCGCGACGTCCCACCCGTCGTCACGTTGCAGGCGCTCGCCAGCCTCAGCGCCCTGGCCCGGGACGTGTACGCCAACGCGATGGTGATGGACTATGTGGCGCGCCTCGTCGCCGCGACGCGTGACGCCGAGCAGGTGCGCCTGGGCTCCAGCATCCGCGGCGCGATCGCGCTCACCCGCGCCGCCAAGACGCGCGCGGCGTCCGAGGGCCGTACCTACGTGGTGCCCGACGACGTCAGGGCGCTCGCGGAGCCCGTGCTCGCGCACCGGCTGATCCTGCACCCCGAGGCCGAGTTCGACGGCGTCACCGCCGAGGCGGTGCTCGCCCAGGTGGTGCTCGAGGTGCCGCCGCCCAGCGGCCACGCGGGCTGA
- a CDS encoding DUF58 domain-containing protein → MSFQTESRFTRTATRTGTVTRTVVSSGSGGRVVTLTVRVAAAARALRAWAVRAFAAVRRSVTPAGWLVLCVAAAGSTGGLVWGWTEWVVAGLAAGVVLLLAVPFLLGSADVDVTLELSQDRVVVGDAASADVRVVNDGHRLVLPTRLEVPIGNGLAEVPVPLLLPGRSLVRPLVVPAERRGVVVVGPVTAVRSDPVGVLRRETAWPGRHEVFVRPRTVTVPSTSMGLVRDLEGAPTRRLVDADVSFHALREYAPGDSWRQVHWKSTAKTGQLMVRQYEESMRSRIAVVLSCARGEYRDDEEFELAVSAATSMAVQGIRDGRDVDAVVSAEIPELVRSRVRAIDTLPTVAPRALLDAVCRVELAASTMPIEEVCRLAAESSERMSLAVVVCGSEVGLRRLRRAALTFPGDAAVLGVVCDPRSHPVMRQLGTLTVLTVGVLEDLRQLLSREVSS, encoded by the coding sequence ATGTCGTTCCAGACCGAGTCGCGCTTCACGCGTACGGCGACCCGTACGGGGACGGTGACGCGCACCGTCGTCAGCTCGGGGTCGGGCGGGCGTGTGGTGACGCTGACGGTCCGCGTGGCGGCCGCGGCACGCGCGCTGCGCGCCTGGGCGGTGCGCGCCTTCGCGGCCGTGCGGCGCTCCGTGACGCCTGCCGGCTGGCTCGTGCTGTGCGTGGCGGCCGCAGGGTCGACCGGGGGGCTGGTGTGGGGCTGGACCGAGTGGGTCGTGGCGGGCCTTGCCGCGGGCGTCGTGCTGCTGCTCGCCGTGCCGTTCCTGCTCGGCTCGGCCGACGTCGACGTGACGCTGGAGCTGTCGCAGGATCGTGTGGTCGTGGGCGACGCGGCGTCCGCGGACGTCCGGGTCGTCAACGACGGCCATCGCCTCGTGCTGCCGACTCGGCTGGAGGTGCCGATCGGCAACGGTCTGGCCGAGGTGCCGGTGCCGCTGCTGCTGCCGGGCCGCTCGCTCGTGCGCCCGCTGGTGGTTCCGGCAGAGCGTCGCGGCGTGGTGGTCGTGGGCCCGGTGACGGCGGTGCGGTCCGACCCGGTGGGGGTGCTGCGACGCGAGACGGCCTGGCCGGGGAGGCACGAGGTGTTCGTGCGTCCCCGCACGGTCACGGTGCCGTCCACGAGCATGGGGTTGGTGCGCGACCTGGAGGGGGCGCCCACGCGCAGGCTCGTCGACGCCGACGTGTCCTTCCACGCTCTGCGGGAGTACGCGCCGGGCGACTCCTGGCGTCAGGTCCACTGGAAGTCCACTGCCAAGACCGGCCAGCTCATGGTGCGCCAGTACGAGGAGTCGATGCGGTCGCGCATCGCCGTCGTCCTGAGCTGCGCACGTGGCGAGTACCGCGACGACGAGGAGTTCGAGCTCGCGGTCAGCGCGGCGACGTCGATGGCCGTGCAGGGCATCCGGGACGGGCGCGACGTGGACGCCGTGGTGAGCGCGGAGATCCCGGAGCTGGTCCGGTCGCGGGTGCGTGCGATCGACACCCTGCCCACGGTGGCGCCGCGCGCGCTGCTCGACGCGGTGTGCCGGGTCGAGCTCGCGGCGTCGACCATGCCGATCGAGGAGGTGTGCCGGCTGGCCGCGGAGTCGAGCGAGCGGATGTCGCTCGCCGTCGTGGTGTGCGGTTCGGAGGTCGGGTTGCGTCGCCTGCGCCGCGCGGCGCTGACCTTCCCCGGGGACGCTGCCGTCCTCGGTGTCGTCTGCGACCCTCGGAGTCACCCGGTGATGCGGCAGCTCGGCACGCTCACGGTGCTCACCGTGGGCGTGCTGGAGGACTTGCGTCAGCTGCTGTCGCGGGAGGTGTCCTCGTGA
- a CDS encoding transglutaminase domain-containing protein produces MSSHRRGTPWSAREAGDALFVLAMLGVAAAAAWPIYRSTSYLALVGAAVAAGATIAVLRRRWPSGALVAGAAALAYLGIGLTLVMPVWSDGVLASARGVLFGVVTAWKDLLTVDLPVGGYRNLLAPALVVFLAGALGGLTLAWRPGRGAGFAVPLLLATQVFGLLFGADAPGTPWRVAGVDLASQREALLGLGGFLVALCWLAWRARAARVGALRRAARAGGLPAPRLKAGPAALRAASCGGVLMVAVVVGVVVAPVVDDQPRQVLRTGDGPDLAVRAAVSPLTLYRRFFDADTYEKPLFSVRADGPMPDRVRLAVLTSYDGREFTVGSPSQPTLLRRVPSRLTPLPGTPTQVTVTGGHLGAVTPLWLPIAGSPESVTFQGARARALTDGFYFDRAAGGAVDTAPGGLREGDRYRIDATAPARAEVSTLTAPGGSPRWKPPQSLLDWLDANPVPAGGPGLVKAVETLRARGYLSHDVDVDAATMPWVSALAPQGYAYVPSAAGHSLGRIDQMFRALNERQMAVDGAGAPEETLVGAVGDDEQFATAAALLADQLGFPARVVLGARLTADAHDPADPGFPVCADGVCTGASMAAWVEVQGADGRWAALDVTPQYTKPIVDRPQDTRLPENATEVLPKTAQEVAPPDPSRSGGSRRAAHQPHGDAGPSRLWPVLRAVALGILVLVLLLGPPGTVVLAKALRRRSRRRDPDVRERIASGWDELVDTAVDQGARGWSGRTRREMATTFGTRTALALAHESDRATYSDSVVTDDEAHAFWDLVEAECRDLRAQASPWRRLRAAVSLASLLRRPRPSDERRARPAGV; encoded by the coding sequence GTGAGCTCGCACCGGCGTGGCACGCCGTGGAGCGCGCGTGAGGCGGGCGACGCGCTGTTCGTGCTGGCGATGCTCGGTGTGGCGGCGGCGGCGGCCTGGCCGATCTACCGCTCGACGTCGTACCTGGCCCTGGTGGGTGCGGCGGTGGCGGCTGGCGCCACGATCGCGGTGCTGCGGCGCCGGTGGCCCTCGGGGGCGCTGGTGGCGGGCGCTGCCGCCCTCGCGTACCTGGGAATCGGGCTGACGCTGGTCATGCCGGTGTGGTCCGACGGCGTGCTGGCCTCGGCGCGCGGCGTGCTGTTCGGCGTCGTGACGGCGTGGAAGGACCTGCTGACCGTCGACCTCCCGGTGGGCGGGTACCGCAACCTGCTCGCGCCGGCGCTGGTGGTGTTCCTGGCCGGGGCGCTGGGGGGCCTGACGTTGGCGTGGCGGCCCGGCCGGGGTGCGGGGTTCGCCGTGCCGCTGCTGCTGGCGACGCAGGTCTTCGGGCTGCTCTTCGGAGCCGACGCGCCGGGGACGCCGTGGCGTGTCGCGGGCGTCGACCTGGCCTCGCAGCGCGAGGCGCTGCTGGGCCTGGGCGGGTTCCTCGTGGCGCTGTGCTGGCTGGCGTGGCGGGCACGAGCCGCCCGTGTGGGTGCGCTGCGGCGGGCCGCGCGCGCGGGTGGGCTTCCGGCCCCTCGGCTCAAGGCGGGACCGGCCGCGTTGCGCGCGGCGTCGTGCGGCGGGGTCCTGATGGTCGCGGTGGTCGTCGGCGTGGTGGTGGCGCCCGTCGTCGACGACCAGCCTCGGCAGGTGCTGCGCACCGGCGACGGCCCAGACTTGGCGGTGCGCGCCGCAGTGAGCCCGCTGACGCTCTACCGGCGGTTCTTCGACGCCGACACCTACGAGAAGCCGTTGTTCTCGGTGCGCGCCGATGGCCCGATGCCGGACCGCGTGCGGCTGGCGGTGCTCACCTCGTACGACGGGCGCGAGTTCACGGTGGGTTCGCCCTCGCAGCCCACCCTGCTGCGTCGCGTGCCGTCGCGCCTGACCCCGCTGCCCGGCACGCCGACGCAGGTGACCGTCACGGGCGGTCACCTGGGCGCCGTGACGCCGCTGTGGCTGCCGATCGCGGGGTCGCCGGAGTCGGTCACCTTCCAGGGCGCGCGGGCCCGGGCGTTGACCGACGGCTTCTACTTCGACCGGGCCGCAGGCGGCGCCGTCGACACGGCGCCGGGGGGTCTGCGCGAGGGGGACAGGTACCGGATCGACGCGACAGCCCCGGCGCGCGCGGAGGTGAGCACGCTGACGGCCCCGGGGGGAAGCCCGCGATGGAAACCTCCGCAGAGCCTGCTCGACTGGCTCGACGCCAACCCCGTCCCTGCGGGCGGACCGGGTCTGGTCAAGGCGGTGGAGACCTTGCGGGCGCGTGGGTACCTCAGCCACGACGTGGACGTGGACGCGGCGACCATGCCGTGGGTGTCCGCGCTGGCCCCGCAGGGGTACGCGTACGTGCCGAGCGCGGCAGGTCACTCGCTGGGTCGCATCGACCAGATGTTCCGGGCGCTCAACGAGCGTCAGATGGCGGTGGACGGCGCCGGGGCGCCGGAGGAGACGCTCGTGGGGGCGGTCGGTGACGACGAGCAGTTCGCCACGGCCGCCGCGCTGCTGGCAGATCAGCTCGGGTTCCCGGCGCGCGTGGTGCTCGGGGCACGCCTGACGGCCGACGCGCACGACCCGGCCGACCCGGGGTTCCCGGTGTGCGCCGACGGCGTGTGCACCGGCGCGTCGATGGCCGCGTGGGTCGAGGTGCAGGGCGCGGACGGGCGCTGGGCGGCACTTGACGTCACACCGCAGTACACGAAGCCGATCGTGGACCGGCCGCAGGACACCCGGCTGCCGGAGAACGCCACCGAGGTTCTGCCGAAGACGGCCCAGGAGGTCGCGCCGCCGGACCCGTCACGCAGCGGCGGGTCACGGCGGGCGGCGCACCAGCCCCACGGTGACGCAGGGCCGAGCCGCCTGTGGCCGGTGCTGCGCGCCGTCGCCCTCGGGATCCTGGTGCTGGTCCTGCTGCTCGGGCCGCCTGGCACGGTCGTCCTCGCCAAGGCGCTCCGGCGTCGTTCGCGGCGCCGGGACCCGGACGTGCGCGAACGCATCGCCAGCGGCTGGGACGAGCTGGTGGACACGGCCGTCGACCAGGGCGCTCGCGGGTGGAGCGGGCGGACCCGGCGCGAGATGGCCACCACGTTCGGTACGCGCACCGCCCTGGCGCTCGCGCACGAGTCGGACCGCGCCACCTATTCGGACTCCGTCGTCACCGACGACGAGGCACACGCCTTCTGGGACCTGGTCGAGGCGGAGTGCCGTGATCTGCGTGCCCAGGCCTCACCGTGGCGGCGCCTGCGCGCCGCGGTTTCGCTGGCGTCGCTGCTGCGGCGTCCGCGCCCTTCCGACGAAAGGAGAGCACGCCCGGCGGGCGTGTGA